In the Gemmatimonadota bacterium genome, TCGGCCTCGCCGGGAGCATGCTGTGACCGCCCCCGCGAGCCCCCCAGTGGCCGGGCCGCCACCGCTCCCGTTGCGCGTCCGCGCCGCGATGCTCGTGCGGATGTTCGCGATCCAGGGCGTCTGGAACTACGAGACGATGCTCGGCAACGGCATCGCGTTCGCCCTCGAGCCCGCGCTGCGGCGCCTGCCCGGCGGGCGGAACGGCGAGCCCTATCGCCGCGCGATGGCGCGCCACAGCGGCTACTTCAACGCGCATCCGTACCTCGCCGCCGTCGCCGTAGGGGCGCTCGCGCGGGCCGAGCTCGACGGGGTCCCGGAGGCGCAGATCGAGCGATTCCGTGTCGCGGCCCCGGGCCCGCTCGGCTCCGTCGGCGATCGGCTCGTGTGGGCGGGGTGGGTCCCGCTCTGCTCCGCGATCGCGCTGCTCGCGTTCGGTCTCGGTGGCTCGCCGCTGACGGTGGTGCTGGTCTTCCTCGGCACGTACAATGCGCTGCATCTGGCCTTGCGCGTCTGGGGACTCCACGCGGGCTGGACGCACGGCCTTCGCGTGGCGCAGGCGCTGGGCAATCCGGTCCTCCGACAGGGGCCCGCGCACGTCGCGAGAGCCACCGCGCTCCTCGCCGGCGTGGCGCTCCCCGTGGCCGCGCAGGGCATCATCGGACCGGGGCGGGTGCTGTTGGGAGGCGTTCTCGCCGCGGTCGCGGCGGGAGCGGTGCTGGTGACGGTGCTGCACGGGCGGTTGGAGGGGTGGCGCCTCGCCACCCTCGCGCTGGCCGCCTTCGTCCTCTACGCGATGGTGCGCTGATGCCAGAACGTGCCGTGCAAGTGATCAATGCGAACGGGATCCATGCCCGTCCGGCCGCCGAGATCGTGAAGACCGCCGGCCGGTTCAAGGCCGACATCACCATCGCGAGCGACGACCTCGAGGTGAATGCGAAGAGCATCATGGGGGTGATGATGCTCGCCGCCGAGTGCGGGTCCACGGTCCGGCTGCGCGCCGAGGGCGCCGACGCCGAGGGTGCGCTCGAGGCGCTCGCGCTGCTCATCGCCAACAAGTTCGGGGAGCACTGAGTGGGCGCCACCACGCTGCACGGCGTCTCCGCCTCCCCCGGGATCGTGGTCGGGCCCGCCCACCTCCTGCGCTGGGAGGTGCCCGAGGTCCGGTCGCGCGTCATCGAGGATGGTGAGATCGACGCCGAGATCGCGCGTCTACGCGCGGCGATCGATGCGGCGGTGGAGCGCCTGCGCGGCGTGAAGGCCCGGGCCGAGGAGAATGCCGGCGCGGCGGAATCGATGATCTTCGAGGTGCAGATCGCCATCCTCGGCGATGTCGAACTGCGCACGCGCGTCGAGGCCCTCGTGCGGCAGAACCTCTCTGCCGAGAAGGCGTTCGACCTCGTGATGCTGGAGTGGCGCGAGCACTTCGGTCGCTCGACGAACCCGATGATGCGCGAGCGGGTCGGCGACCTGGTCGACGTGCACATCCGCCTCCTGTCGCTCCTGCTCGACCTCCCGGACCACGATCCCGTCGACCTCGAGCCGGGTTCGAACGCCATCCTCGTCACGCACGACCTGACGCCGAGTCTCACGATCCAGCTCGATCGGCGTGCGATCGCGGGGATCGCGACCGACGCCGGTACGCGCACCTCGCACGTCGCGATCCTCGCGCGATCGCTCGGCCTCCCCGCGGTGGTCGGCCTGATCGACGCGACGTCGAAGATCCAGATGGGCGATCGCGTGATCCTCGACGGGACCAACGGGACGCTCATCCCGCGTCCCACGGCGGCGGTGCTGGCCCAGTTCGCCGATCGCGCGCGCCGCGAGGCGGCGGCGCAGGCCGAGCTCGCGACGCTCGCCGACGCGGAGGCGGTGATGACCGACGGGACGCGCATCACCCTGCGGGCGAACGTCGACCTCCCCGACGAGGCGGTGAAGGCCGCCGAGAGCGGGGCGGCGGGCGTGGGGCTCATGCGCACCGAGTTCCTCGTGGTGGGGCGGACCGCGATGCCGACCGAAGAGGAGCAGGTCGAGGCGTACACGCGCGTGGTGAAGGCCTTCGCCGGCCATCCGGTGGTCATCCGCACGTACGACGTGGGAGGGGACAAGCTCCCCATCGGCGGATTCCCGCACGAGCCCAACCCGTTCCTCGGGTGGCGCGCGATCCGCATGTGCCTCGACGAGCCGGAGCTCTTCAAGGTCCAGCTGCGCGCCCTGCTGCGCGCGGCGGTCCACGGCGACGTCCGGATCATGCTCCCGTTGGTCGTCTCCGTCGACGAGGTCCGCCAGGCCCGCTACCTGTTGCAGGAGGCGGCGGAGGAGCTCGCGCGGAAGGGGATCCCGCACCGGACGGACGTCCCGCTCGGGGTGATGGTCGAGACCCCCGCGGCCGCGATGAGCGCCGACAGCTTCGCGAAGGACGTCGCCTTCTTCTCCATCGGCACGAACGACCTCGTGCAGTACACCCTCGCGGTCGATCGTGGCAACGCCTCGCTGGTGACGCGCTACACGCCGCTGCATCCGGCGGTGCTGCGGCTCATCGCGCGCACGGTCGCGGCGGCCCGTGCGGCGACGCTCGAAGTGAGCGTCTGTGGCGAGATGGCCTCGCAGCCGCTGATGGCATTCGCGTTGCTCGGACTCGGGGTGCACACGCTGAGCGTGTCGGCGAGCGGGATCCCGGCGGTCAAGCGGCTGGTCCGCGGCGTGAGCGCGGCGGCGGCCGCCGCTGCCGCCGACGCCGCGCTCGCGTGCGACACCGCACGTGAGGCCGAAGCGGTGCTCCGGAAAGCCCTCGGGGAACAGCTCGGCGAGGAGCTCCTCGATGGGTTGCTGGGGCTCGCCTAGTCGCGTTATCGTTCGGGGCGTGATTCTTGCGGCTGGCGTCTGGCGCCAGCCGTCTTGCTATCCCACCAACTCCT is a window encoding:
- the ptsP gene encoding phosphoenolpyruvate--protein phosphotransferase, which produces MGATTLHGVSASPGIVVGPAHLLRWEVPEVRSRVIEDGEIDAEIARLRAAIDAAVERLRGVKARAEENAGAAESMIFEVQIAILGDVELRTRVEALVRQNLSAEKAFDLVMLEWREHFGRSTNPMMRERVGDLVDVHIRLLSLLLDLPDHDPVDLEPGSNAILVTHDLTPSLTIQLDRRAIAGIATDAGTRTSHVAILARSLGLPAVVGLIDATSKIQMGDRVILDGTNGTLIPRPTAAVLAQFADRARREAAAQAELATLADAEAVMTDGTRITLRANVDLPDEAVKAAESGAAGVGLMRTEFLVVGRTAMPTEEEQVEAYTRVVKAFAGHPVVIRTYDVGGDKLPIGGFPHEPNPFLGWRAIRMCLDEPELFKVQLRALLRAAVHGDVRIMLPLVVSVDEVRQARYLLQEAAEELARKGIPHRTDVPLGVMVETPAAAMSADSFAKDVAFFSIGTNDLVQYTLAVDRGNASLVTRYTPLHPAVLRLIARTVAAARAATLEVSVCGEMASQPLMAFALLGLGVHTLSVSASGIPAVKRLVRGVSAAAAAAAADAALACDTAREAEAVLRKALGEQLGEELLDGLLGLA
- a CDS encoding PTS system mannose/fructose/sorbose family transporter subunit IID codes for the protein MAGPPPLPLRVRAAMLVRMFAIQGVWNYETMLGNGIAFALEPALRRLPGGRNGEPYRRAMARHSGYFNAHPYLAAVAVGALARAELDGVPEAQIERFRVAAPGPLGSVGDRLVWAGWVPLCSAIALLAFGLGGSPLTVVLVFLGTYNALHLALRVWGLHAGWTHGLRVAQALGNPVLRQGPAHVARATALLAGVALPVAAQGIIGPGRVLLGGVLAAVAAGAVLVTVLHGRLEGWRLATLALAAFVLYAMVR
- a CDS encoding HPr family phosphocarrier protein, producing MPERAVQVINANGIHARPAAEIVKTAGRFKADITIASDDLEVNAKSIMGVMMLAAECGSTVRLRAEGADAEGALEALALLIANKFGEH